The genomic region GTCAGATGGCGGCGCGCGTTCGGATGGAGACGCCGGTCCTCTACTTCTACTCGGACCGCGACACGACGGTGCACGTCCGCGTCAGCTTCCATCACGGGTTGATGACCGAGTGGTTTCCACCGGCCACCGTTTCACAAGGAGCCGTGAGCGCGGCGACGCTTCACGATGCGGCGACGACCGGCGTGATCGATTGGCCGGCGGTGCGGGTGACGCCGACGGCCGCGCCGGTGTTCCCGACCGAGCGCGTCGAGTCGCGGTACTACGCGGCCAGAAGCACCGATGCCGCGCCCTTGTCCGTGGGCGGAGCGCGCGAGCGCTTCCTCTTCTATCGCGGCGTCGCCGACTTCGACGTTCCGCTCGGCGCGTCGTTCGAGAGCGACGGTCGGGTTCTGCTGAAGAATCTCTCGGCGAATGAAATCCCGGCAACCATTCTCTTCGAACGGCGCGGCGCGAAGCTCGGATACCGCGTCCTGGGGTTGATCGGCGGCGACCTGCTGTCGGTGCCGCCCGCGCTCGACGGAACCATGGACGGACTGCGCCACACGCTCGAGCAGACGCTCGCCGCGCAGGGACTCACCGCCAAGGAAGCTTCGGCGATGGTGGAGACATGGCGCGACTCGTGGTTCGAGGACGGGCTGCGCGTGTTCTACATCATGCCGCGGCACATGGTGGACGACGTTCTTCCGCTGGACATCACGCCGGCGCCGACGCGAGTCGCGAGGGTCTTCGTCGGACGCTTGGAGCTGTTCCCGCCGGCGACGGTACAAGCGGTGCGCGCCGCGATCGACGCCGACGATCAGACGTCGCTCTCCAAGTACGCGCGCTTCCTCGGCCCGCTGACCGACCGCGTTCTGGCCGAGATCCATCACCCCGCGGTCTCGGCGAGAATCCGCGACGTGACCAACGCGGCGCTCACGACGTATCTCCGGAGAACCGCGGTCTGTGAATAGACGGATCGTCGCCGCGACGGCGACACTGCTGCTGTTTGCCGCGACGCCGCCGGCGACGGGCCAACGCAACGGGTTCAGCGGCTACCTCTGCCCGGACCCGCCGATCTACAACATCCCGTACGACGGCCGGTTCACGTTCGCGCGACTCAAATACACCGGTGGTCCGGGGCAGTGTTACTATCGCGGCGAGCCGTCGTGGGCCCACGGCTACGGGTACACGGATCACGGGACGGCCGAGTCGAACCTGCTCAAGATCACGGCCGACATCAGCACGCTTCGCCCGCATCTCGACGCGACCAACGTCATCGCGATCGACGATCCGGCGTTGTTTCGCTACCCCGTGGCTTTCCTCGTCGAGGGCGGCTACCTGACGCTCAACGAGAAGGAAGTCGGGGCGCTGCGGAAATACCTGCTCAAGGGCGGCTTCCTGATCATCGACGACTCGCGGGAGGACACACGGCGCGGGCAATCGGGGTGGACCAACCTCGAAGCCATGCTCGGCCTCGTGCTGCCGGGGCTTCATCCGATCGACATGGAGCTGTCCCACCCGATTTTTCATTCGTTCTTTGACATTCCATCATTCGATATTGTAAAGCAGTATTATGACTACGGGCCGCCGGTCTTCAAGGGAGTCTTCGCGGGCAACGATCGGACGAAGCGCCTGATGGTGATGATCAACTTCAACACCGACCTCTCGAACTACTGGGAATACTCGGCGTCGGGGTTTCGCCCGATCGACGAGTCGAACGAGGCGTACAAGCTCGGCGTCAACTATCTGATGTACGCGCTGATCCACTGACGAAGGCGGCCGGAGCGGGAAGGGTACCCGCCCAAGACGCAGGCAAGGGCATGGTTGCTGCCTTCCTCGCCTGCGTGTCGAATGACGAGATGGATCGCGAGGCGTGGCAGGACGCCCGGCGGCTAGGTCGCCATCTGTTCATAGAAGAGCGTGTGTTGCACGTCGGCATGGTACTGGGCGCCAGTCTGGCCGCCGGGAACGCCGTCATGGGCGGAACGT from Gemmatimonadaceae bacterium harbors:
- a CDS encoding DUF4159 domain-containing protein; translated protein: MNRRIVAATATLLLFAATPPATGQRNGFSGYLCPDPPIYNIPYDGRFTFARLKYTGGPGQCYYRGEPSWAHGYGYTDHGTAESNLLKITADISTLRPHLDATNVIAIDDPALFRYPVAFLVEGGYLTLNEKEVGALRKYLLKGGFLIIDDSREDTRRGQSGWTNLEAMLGLVLPGLHPIDMELSHPIFHSFFDIPSFDIVKQYYDYGPPVFKGVFAGNDRTKRLMVMINFNTDLSNYWEYSASGFRPIDESNEAYKLGVNYLMYALIH